In Vibrio crassostreae, one DNA window encodes the following:
- a CDS encoding Hpt domain-containing protein, whose amino-acid sequence MLDFDALNAYLDNDRDVIFAVLSTYQEDHGNSLQEIEELVQQKDWGKLHFTVHTLKGILASFGEETATVALENVEQNTFNKLAPQADDLSVIYSEMKIINQQIDEVLSTY is encoded by the coding sequence ATGCTAGATTTTGATGCTTTAAACGCTTACTTAGATAACGACAGAGACGTAATTTTCGCTGTGTTATCAACGTACCAAGAAGATCACGGAAATTCATTACAAGAAATAGAAGAATTAGTACAACAGAAAGACTGGGGCAAGCTTCATTTTACTGTGCATACTTTGAAAGGAATATTGGCTAGCTTTGGCGAAGAGACAGCAACGGTCGCTCTAGAGAATGTGGAACAAAACACATTCAATAAGCTGGCGCCTCAAGCTGACGATCTCTCCGTCATATACAGCGAAATGAAGATCATCAATCAACAAATCGATGAAGTACTCAGCACTTATTAA